The following proteins are encoded in a genomic region of Mesotoga sp. UBA6090:
- a CDS encoding transglycosylase SLT domain-containing protein, which translates to MDKGKMIDLVVLIILLASIIVIVLILTSLRAKNRLERVAALSVLYNAGLGADYKSLLSTPSYLYDDRVLEAYSYFAELNDSSEIELSNSIKMHSVPESSLFDYNQTISKLSLGRSRKEYPALKTKIYSLIESSNLLSDRPDTFRNRLSEEIYNALIEFREVKVDIIVGGEIRTLDLSRLDPAIVLSIMAVESSLNPFALMEERSIDESFSAFVYSRGLMQIYEMTLWTLNSWLWQSQINVKPEELWSVRDNIFLGMVYLAYANELLEEKR; encoded by the coding sequence ATGGACAAGGGTAAGATGATAGATTTAGTTGTTCTTATTATTCTGCTAGCCTCCATTATCGTTATTGTACTGATACTAACTTCCCTTCGCGCGAAGAACAGACTTGAAAGAGTCGCGGCTCTTTCCGTTCTTTATAATGCCGGACTTGGAGCTGATTACAAATCTCTTCTTTCTACTCCATCATACTTGTATGATGATCGCGTACTTGAAGCCTACAGTTACTTTGCTGAATTAAACGACTCGTCGGAAATCGAGTTAAGCAACTCAATAAAAATGCATAGTGTTCCTGAGAGTTCCCTTTTCGATTATAACCAAACAATATCAAAGCTTTCATTGGGAAGATCAAGAAAGGAATATCCCGCTCTCAAAACAAAGATATATTCACTGATAGAATCTAGTAATCTGCTTTCGGATAGACCCGACACATTCAGAAATCGTCTCTCAGAAGAGATCTATAATGCGCTAATTGAATTCAGAGAAGTGAAGGTGGATATCATCGTCGGTGGTGAGATTCGAACTCTCGATTTGTCCCGGCTGGATCCTGCAATTGTGCTGTCCATCATGGCAGTTGAATCTTCCCTTAATCCCTTCGCTCTGATGGAGGAAAGGAGTATCGATGAGTCTTTCTCGGCCTTCGTCTATTCCAGGGGGCTAATGCAGATCTATGAGATGACTCTCTGGACCCTGAATTCTTGGCTCTGGCAATCTCAGATTAACGTTAAGCCTGAGGAGCTCTGGTCGGTGAGAGACAACATCTTTCTAGGCATGGTATATCTTGCCTATGCCAATGAACTTCTCGAGGAGAAGAGATGA
- a CDS encoding glycoside hydrolase family 13 protein has protein sequence MRDLQKDAIVYQIFPDRFNIGNGKNVFQKKQDGNYSLPKQRVRRWDEKPFPSTDGSHQYDFWGGDLIGITEKLDYIKELGANAVYLNPIFWAHTNHKYDTIDYFTIDPDLGSEDEFIVLLDEAHRKGIRVILDGVFNHVGTSGKWLNRLGIFDRPGAEQGNEKFKSYFFKGEKGLRGWMDSDNLIELNLENPELAQIIYDGENSAVSYWLKRGIDGWRLDVAYDLGPQILKALVHSAKTTRPDSSLIGEIWNYPGDWPERSGLDGLMNYYFRLVIWEVFNGYLSGRDALQIIEDAIRDAGLEFVSKSWTVLSSHDVPRLRNELGSFERISAALTLQYCLPGIPLIYYGEEIGMEGGNDPENRAPMEWENIHIGRKTLELYRKLNSIRQRKTSLRSGDFKPLTSSDGSLVSFKRINGAIDDLVVCVVNPTGNIVRSRIFLQEGFLMNGTEMKDMVTGKVFKASFGTISVELKPYEGLILEPVISRSNTHYTPYKRI, from the coding sequence ATGAGAGACTTGCAAAAAGATGCGATCGTCTACCAGATATTTCCAGATAGATTCAATATTGGAAATGGAAAGAATGTCTTTCAGAAGAAGCAGGATGGCAATTATTCGCTTCCAAAACAAAGGGTTAGAAGGTGGGATGAGAAACCTTTCCCATCGACTGATGGCAGCCACCAGTACGATTTTTGGGGTGGCGATTTGATCGGCATAACTGAAAAACTTGATTACATCAAAGAACTTGGTGCAAACGCTGTCTATCTGAACCCGATCTTCTGGGCACACACAAATCATAAGTACGACACAATCGACTATTTCACGATCGATCCCGATTTAGGTTCTGAAGATGAATTCATAGTTCTTCTGGATGAAGCACATAGGAAGGGGATCAGGGTAATACTTGACGGAGTGTTTAACCATGTCGGGACTTCCGGGAAATGGTTAAACCGCCTTGGAATATTCGACCGGCCCGGTGCAGAACAGGGAAATGAGAAGTTTAAGAGTTACTTCTTCAAAGGAGAGAAAGGTTTGAGAGGCTGGATGGACTCTGACAACCTAATCGAACTGAATCTTGAAAACCCGGAACTCGCTCAAATCATATATGACGGAGAGAATTCAGCAGTAAGTTATTGGTTGAAGCGTGGAATAGATGGCTGGAGGCTAGACGTTGCATATGACTTGGGACCCCAGATTCTCAAAGCATTGGTTCATTCAGCCAAAACCACCAGACCTGATTCCAGTTTAATAGGAGAGATCTGGAATTATCCAGGAGACTGGCCTGAAAGATCGGGACTTGACGGATTAATGAACTATTACTTTCGATTAGTGATCTGGGAGGTATTTAATGGTTATCTTTCAGGAAGAGATGCCCTTCAAATTATCGAAGATGCCATAAGAGATGCCGGACTAGAATTCGTATCCAAGTCATGGACCGTTCTCTCATCACACGATGTGCCAAGACTACGAAATGAACTCGGATCATTCGAAAGAATAAGTGCCGCGCTTACCCTCCAGTACTGCCTCCCTGGCATACCCTTGATCTATTATGGAGAGGAGATTGGAATGGAAGGTGGAAACGATCCCGAAAACAGAGCTCCAATGGAATGGGAAAACATCCACATAGGAAGGAAAACCCTGGAACTATACAGAAAGCTCAATTCGATTCGGCAGAGAAAAACATCCTTGCGATCGGGCGATTTCAAACCGCTGACTTCTTCTGATGGATCCCTTGTTTCTTTCAAAAGAATTAACGGAGCAATCGACGATTTGGTCGTCTGTGTTGTTAACCCTACTGGAAACATTGTAAGATCAAGAATATTCTTACAAGAAGGCTTTCTGATGAACGGTACAGAGATGAAGGATATGGTTACGGGAAAGGTCTTCAAAGCATCCTTCGGAACAATATCTGTAGAGCTGAAACCCTACGAAGGTTTGATACTGGAACCGGTGATTTCCAGGTCAAACACTCACTACACCCCTTACAAGAGAATATGA
- a CDS encoding DMT family transporter encodes MKRIERRSFGLVILAVTAMIWGGSYIFTKVAVESLPPMLLASIRFGLAVVILFPLSIRKRGSFSTVSHRNAALAGLFGITFYFLFENYGLTMTNASDASLIVSTAPILTIILYDFVRRRFDLFEYVGGFIAFSGLFVIIYSGSFSEGSSVSGNILSFGAAVSWAAYTFFYEKIHNSSIWTTLEVMLWGLLFSVPFAITEVFVFKRPVEFSRSAIFGVLFLSILASALGYILWNKGITLWGGKAATLWVYTIPLFTIAADIVFLKNSPSLLFFVGSILVGLGMVVVIIREFRQSAPLRDRINQ; translated from the coding sequence ATGAAGAGAATTGAGAGGAGATCTTTCGGGCTTGTTATTCTCGCAGTAACGGCAATGATTTGGGGAGGATCATACATCTTCACAAAAGTGGCCGTTGAATCACTCCCACCGATGTTGTTGGCCTCTATCCGATTCGGCCTAGCTGTCGTCATTCTCTTTCCCCTCTCAATAAGAAAGAGGGGGTCTTTCAGTACCGTTAGTCACAGAAACGCTGCACTGGCAGGTCTATTCGGCATAACGTTTTATTTCCTCTTCGAGAACTATGGCTTGACTATGACAAACGCTTCCGATGCCTCTCTAATAGTGTCTACCGCTCCAATACTAACAATAATTCTCTACGATTTTGTTAGGAGAAGATTCGATCTTTTCGAATACGTAGGTGGTTTTATTGCCTTTTCCGGGCTCTTTGTGATAATCTACTCTGGAAGTTTCTCCGAAGGCTCGAGCGTTTCCGGGAACATTCTCTCGTTCGGCGCCGCTGTCTCATGGGCGGCCTATACATTTTTTTATGAGAAGATTCATAACAGTTCTATATGGACGACTCTAGAAGTAATGCTTTGGGGGCTGCTATTCTCGGTGCCTTTTGCAATCACGGAAGTCTTTGTCTTTAAGAGGCCCGTAGAGTTTTCTCGCAGCGCTATCTTCGGAGTGTTGTTTCTCAGTATTCTGGCTTCGGCTCTAGGCTATATCCTGTGGAACAAAGGAATCACTCTCTGGGGTGGAAAGGCTGCAACTCTCTGGGTTTACACTATCCCGCTCTTCACAATTGCGGCCGATATTGTTTTCCTTAAGAATTCTCCTTCCCTGCTTTTTTTCGTCGGATCTATCCTCGTCGGGCTGGGAATGGTGGTGGTCATCATAAGAGAGTTCCGACAGTCAGCGCCACTCAGGGATCGAATTAACCAATAA
- the smc gene encoding chromosome segregation protein SMC, protein MLRLNSVYIKGFKSFAMPTRFEVSSGITAVVGPNGSGKSNVVDAIRWIFGEQSMKNIRADNREDVIFNGSERFPPSNSAEVKLVFESEEGTFSIAREISRDGQSMYRVNDRQSRLKDIRELFQGTGVGMDIYSIVGQGQVDKVVTASPFELRALIEEAAGTAVYKERKKEALGKLAATEENLSRLEDIIFELGKQRKSLYLKAKRAEKFVEYSAKQKELKNLFYGNIARLEKEKLEELHTGFDKVRDELKDLQKKLIEGESKWSALRAEFSEVDKEIEGFTRLLEEYKKRQNDLLELKEMYTRRLSERENRLIEVSTRIDNFRSEIENLDKRKDEIKLIIETLEKQISDEETGLSSSEEERDSLVKNYSTREREWLKHQETFDSISKRLSKVENELERLENSREDTNKRLRLIENQLGSKRERFETLKEETESLAKQGQESSEKQRKVEADVRGSKERLAELDVELEKARENLSKDESELRSSQMERGLLERQQGEYQGFSKAVREVFSRKDSFSGLRDVVANLVGVPESYETAITILLGYRMQDIVVDDSITAKRIIEFLKSYKIGRVTLLPMDMIEGNFRSFSKAEAHPGFINYAARLVDIPSGFEKLPVYLFGNSIVVGTLDDAIDIRKAVGFLGRIVSVDGQLLSAGGSITGGFIGEEARTDLLSRKRRIQELIERETELEKQIQLGRRQIERLKDEIREVRGYLKALQEELNELASKGAAINRMISELLKSAQEVEEEISELTKLETEYTRRMEENSRKKEILVEEQSSLKEERLKLERMVEAESEELKKQKKALEQLQERIVDTRLRLSTLYEKHEQYTKEHSSLIQKKKVDKENIDLLSREVLEVESETERLRRQVGDQERELTSVKKETENLFSSIRNQREGKEQRLSSLQEAEEEINKMKEDREKLRDKAHQFEMHIQESEMKLSRVKEELDEDAGDVQILSEEKLHETKVELDDYENKLKFLGSVDLEAIDEYGVVDKEYQELEEQKQDLEDAKVKLIELIEKTDAKAKSIFMETFNNVNSNFGQYIEEIFDGGEGEIKIIPGEDLLETGLEITVRRPGRKVQKLQLLSGGEKALVGIALVFSLLSIKPSPFYVLDEVDAPLDDFNAERFRVLLKKHATDTQFLVVTHNKLVMEVANVLHGVTMTDGLSRVIPVELQSVETVIG, encoded by the coding sequence ATGCTCAGACTTAATTCAGTCTACATAAAAGGTTTTAAGAGCTTCGCGATGCCAACCAGATTCGAAGTCTCATCTGGAATTACTGCTGTTGTCGGACCGAATGGCAGCGGAAAGTCAAACGTTGTAGATGCCATAAGGTGGATATTTGGTGAGCAGTCGATGAAGAACATCAGAGCCGATAACAGAGAGGACGTGATTTTCAACGGTTCGGAAAGGTTTCCACCTTCAAATTCTGCCGAAGTGAAACTTGTGTTTGAATCGGAGGAAGGTACCTTTTCCATAGCCCGAGAAATTTCTAGAGATGGGCAATCGATGTACAGAGTGAACGACAGGCAGTCGAGACTCAAAGATATAAGGGAGCTATTCCAGGGCACCGGAGTTGGAATGGATATCTACTCGATTGTGGGCCAGGGTCAGGTTGACAAAGTCGTAACCGCTTCTCCTTTTGAATTGAGAGCCCTTATAGAAGAAGCAGCCGGTACCGCAGTATATAAGGAGAGGAAGAAGGAGGCTCTTGGAAAACTCGCCGCGACGGAAGAAAACCTGAGCAGACTGGAAGACATAATCTTTGAACTTGGCAAGCAACGCAAATCTCTCTACCTTAAGGCAAAGAGGGCAGAGAAGTTTGTTGAGTATTCTGCGAAGCAGAAGGAGCTCAAGAATCTCTTTTATGGAAATATTGCCAGACTTGAGAAAGAGAAGCTTGAAGAGCTGCATACAGGTTTCGACAAAGTGCGTGACGAATTGAAGGACTTGCAGAAGAAATTGATTGAAGGTGAATCAAAGTGGTCTGCTTTGAGAGCGGAATTTTCCGAAGTAGACAAAGAAATCGAGGGATTCACCAGGCTTCTTGAGGAGTACAAGAAGCGTCAAAACGATCTTCTGGAACTCAAGGAAATGTATACCAGAAGACTGAGCGAGCGAGAGAATAGGTTAATCGAAGTATCAACAAGGATAGATAATTTCAGATCTGAAATCGAGAATCTCGACAAAAGAAAAGATGAAATCAAGTTGATAATCGAAACTCTGGAAAAGCAGATTTCTGATGAAGAGACCGGACTTTCTTCATCTGAGGAAGAGCGAGACTCTCTTGTAAAGAACTACAGCACTAGAGAGCGTGAATGGTTAAAACACCAGGAGACCTTTGATTCAATTTCCAAGAGGCTTTCCAAGGTAGAAAATGAACTTGAGAGGCTCGAAAACAGCCGCGAAGACACCAACAAAAGGCTCAGGCTTATCGAGAATCAGCTTGGGTCAAAGAGAGAGCGATTTGAGACCCTCAAGGAGGAAACGGAATCTCTTGCAAAACAAGGTCAAGAGAGCTCTGAGAAACAACGAAAAGTTGAGGCAGATGTTAGGGGATCGAAAGAAAGGCTCGCTGAGCTAGACGTCGAATTAGAGAAGGCAAGAGAGAATCTCTCTAAAGACGAGAGCGAGTTGAGGAGCTCTCAAATGGAAAGGGGTTTGCTAGAAAGGCAACAGGGAGAGTATCAGGGTTTTTCAAAAGCCGTCAGAGAGGTTTTCTCAAGAAAGGATAGCTTTTCAGGGCTGCGAGATGTCGTCGCCAATCTCGTTGGAGTGCCGGAGTCGTACGAGACTGCAATAACAATTCTTCTAGGATACAGAATGCAGGATATTGTCGTCGACGACTCAATTACGGCAAAGAGAATCATCGAATTCCTAAAATCATATAAGATCGGTCGTGTAACGTTGCTTCCGATGGACATGATAGAAGGCAATTTCAGAAGCTTTTCCAAAGCAGAGGCGCATCCCGGTTTCATAAACTATGCCGCAAGACTTGTAGATATTCCAAGCGGTTTTGAAAAGCTCCCTGTTTATCTTTTCGGGAATTCAATAGTTGTTGGAACTTTGGACGATGCGATCGATATTAGGAAGGCAGTCGGTTTTTTGGGGAGAATAGTGTCTGTTGATGGCCAGCTGTTGAGTGCCGGTGGATCCATCACAGGTGGATTCATTGGTGAAGAGGCACGAACCGATCTGCTTTCAAGGAAGAGAAGGATTCAAGAGCTTATCGAAAGAGAGACCGAACTCGAAAAGCAGATTCAGCTCGGCCGTAGACAGATTGAAAGGCTCAAGGACGAAATAAGGGAGGTCAGAGGATATCTCAAAGCTTTACAGGAAGAGTTAAATGAGTTGGCTTCCAAAGGGGCAGCAATCAACAGAATGATAAGCGAGCTTCTGAAATCTGCTCAGGAGGTTGAGGAAGAGATATCTGAGCTGACAAAGCTTGAAACCGAGTATACAAGAAGAATGGAAGAGAATTCGAGAAAAAAGGAGATCCTCGTCGAAGAACAGTCCTCTTTGAAGGAAGAGCGTCTGAAACTCGAGCGAATGGTTGAAGCAGAATCAGAAGAGCTAAAGAAACAGAAGAAGGCTCTGGAACAGCTTCAAGAGAGAATAGTAGATACGAGATTAAGGCTTTCAACGCTATATGAGAAGCATGAGCAGTACACAAAAGAACACTCTTCTTTGATTCAGAAGAAGAAGGTTGATAAGGAGAACATAGACCTGCTTTCAAGAGAGGTGCTTGAGGTTGAGTCTGAAACTGAGCGGCTTAGAAGGCAAGTGGGTGACCAAGAGCGTGAGTTGACTTCAGTAAAGAAAGAAACAGAAAACCTCTTTTCGAGTATAAGAAATCAGAGAGAGGGAAAAGAGCAGAGACTATCGTCACTTCAGGAAGCGGAAGAAGAGATAAACAAGATGAAAGAAGATAGAGAGAAGCTTCGAGATAAGGCTCATCAGTTTGAGATGCATATTCAAGAAAGTGAGATGAAGCTTTCGAGAGTGAAAGAAGAACTGGACGAAGATGCTGGAGATGTCCAGATCCTTTCTGAAGAGAAACTGCATGAAACTAAGGTTGAGCTTGACGACTACGAAAACAAACTCAAGTTTCTTGGCAGCGTTGATCTGGAAGCCATAGATGAGTACGGCGTAGTCGATAAGGAGTATCAAGAGCTTGAAGAACAAAAACAAGATCTCGAAGATGCAAAGGTCAAGCTAATCGAATTGATTGAAAAGACTGATGCGAAGGCTAAGAGTATCTTCATGGAGACTTTCAACAACGTGAACAGTAATTTCGGTCAATATATCGAGGAAATCTTCGATGGCGGTGAGGGGGAGATTAAGATAATTCCTGGCGAGGATCTCCTTGAGACAGGTCTTGAGATCACTGTCAGGAGGCCCGGCAGGAAGGTTCAGAAGCTGCAACTCCTTTCCGGCGGAGAGAAAGCGCTCGTAGGTATTGCACTTGTATTCTCCCTGTTGAGCATTAAGCCGAGTCCGTTCTATGTTCTGGACGAAGTTGACGCCCCTCTTGACGATTTCAATGCGGAGAGATTTAGAGTATTGCTGAAGAAACATGCGACCGATACTCAGTTTCTTGTTGTTACCCACAATAAGCTTGTTATGGAAGTTGCCAATGTTCTTCACGGAGTTACGATGACTGACGGTCTGTCAAGAGTGATTCCCGTCGAACTTCAGTCGGTTGAAACGGTTATTGGTTAA
- a CDS encoding elongator complex protein 3 — protein sequence MLDFTTWEVTQKARCLRFVEGSLINLACSVYNINMNIVPIFVPHEGCRTRCTFCNEYSTTGVRKLPDKEEVLSTVKRYRGYFRNPEETELAFYGGTFTGTGRQQVYLDVAEELVQKGLVKGIRFSTSPEQISEEMIAMLRSASISFVELGVQSFDDDLLGNCCRNHGSREVYEAANRLRSSGIDFGIHLMTGLPGDTEEKDIYSTEEAIRLGASSVRIHPLVVLKGSLLEDEYLHGRFVPQGLEGSIEIVWKMYLLLVLAGVKVNRMGICIYGKQIENVVAGPFHPAFGELVRDRLMLEVIRRYCKGRDRYALKLDRKYQRWFTGHKKSVLERASGEGISIDFGDDGEDIDIPLYMKLIGEGILGEAYAQT from the coding sequence ATGCTAGATTTTACCACTTGGGAAGTAACACAGAAAGCACGCTGTTTAAGATTTGTTGAAGGCTCTTTGATAAATCTCGCTTGTTCGGTTTATAATATAAACATGAATATTGTTCCTATTTTCGTTCCACATGAGGGTTGCAGAACGCGATGCACATTCTGTAATGAATATTCCACAACTGGAGTCAGAAAACTTCCCGATAAGGAAGAGGTTTTGTCGACTGTCAAAAGATACCGAGGATATTTCAGGAATCCAGAGGAGACGGAACTGGCTTTTTATGGTGGTACGTTCACTGGAACGGGTCGCCAGCAAGTGTATCTTGATGTTGCCGAAGAGCTTGTTCAAAAAGGCCTTGTTAAGGGGATCAGATTCTCCACTTCACCGGAACAAATATCAGAAGAGATGATCGCTATGCTGAGATCAGCTTCCATTAGTTTCGTGGAACTTGGTGTTCAGTCATTTGACGATGATCTGCTGGGAAACTGCTGCAGAAATCACGGGTCCAGAGAAGTGTATGAAGCAGCCAACCGGTTAAGGAGTAGTGGGATAGATTTCGGTATTCATTTGATGACAGGGTTGCCGGGAGATACTGAGGAGAAGGATATATATTCGACTGAGGAAGCGATTCGTTTGGGTGCATCATCCGTAAGAATTCATCCGCTTGTTGTTTTGAAAGGATCGCTTCTTGAGGACGAGTATTTACATGGAAGATTCGTGCCCCAAGGACTTGAGGGATCTATAGAGATCGTTTGGAAGATGTATTTACTGCTTGTTCTGGCAGGTGTGAAAGTTAACAGGATGGGAATCTGTATTTACGGAAAGCAGATTGAAAACGTGGTTGCAGGTCCATTCCACCCGGCATTCGGTGAGTTAGTCAGAGACAGGTTGATGCTTGAAGTAATCAGGAGATACTGTAAAGGCAGAGATCGTTATGCGCTTAAGTTAGATAGAAAATACCAAAGATGGTTCACGGGTCACAAAAAATCTGTTCTTGAAAGAGCTTCTGGAGAAGGGATTTCGATAGATTTCGGTGACGATGGAGAAGATATCGATATACCTTTATATATGAAACTGATCGGGGAAGGGATTCTGGGGGAAGCCTATGCTCAGACTTAA
- a CDS encoding asparagine synthetase A: MESIGRLSTRVVEHLRDPLVKSAVRVKSAIMGEAGKFLRGKEFVELLPTIISPITDPLNHEVHNAKFRYYDQEYRLTQSMIFHKQLACKTFDRIFIVSPNVRLETSEKALSGRHLFEFSQIDLEIRNAKRDDVMTLVEDLITTLIVEVKSSCKEELELLSSNPSIPTTPFTKVKFMDAYEQYGKDFETVLSSSFKEPFWLIDFPIWEREFYDLLSQDGRTLKDMDLILPNGFGETLSGGEREWEYQRIISRMEFKGNDPEELAWYMEIAEAGELVPTAGCGIGVERLTRYMCSLDNVARTRLFPKVPGRSWI, encoded by the coding sequence ATGGAAAGCATCGGAAGATTGAGTACCAGAGTAGTTGAACATCTTAGAGATCCTTTGGTGAAATCGGCAGTTCGAGTGAAGTCTGCGATAATGGGAGAAGCAGGCAAGTTTCTTCGGGGAAAGGAATTTGTCGAACTCCTTCCAACAATAATCTCACCGATTACCGACCCCCTGAATCATGAGGTCCACAACGCTAAGTTCCGTTATTATGATCAGGAGTATCGTCTAACCCAGTCGATGATATTTCATAAGCAACTGGCGTGCAAGACCTTCGACAGAATCTTCATAGTCTCCCCCAATGTAAGACTTGAAACGTCAGAGAAGGCGCTTTCTGGAAGACACCTTTTTGAATTCAGTCAGATTGACCTGGAAATCCGAAATGCAAAGAGAGACGACGTAATGACCCTGGTGGAAGATCTCATAACTACACTTATCGTAGAAGTAAAAAGTAGTTGCAAGGAAGAACTGGAATTGCTTTCTTCGAACCCTTCCATACCAACAACACCCTTTACGAAAGTAAAATTCATGGACGCTTACGAACAGTATGGAAAGGACTTCGAAACAGTCCTATCTTCGAGCTTCAAAGAACCGTTCTGGCTGATCGATTTTCCAATATGGGAAAGGGAATTCTACGATCTGTTGTCACAAGACGGAAGAACGCTCAAAGACATGGATCTAATTCTTCCTAACGGTTTCGGGGAAACTCTATCAGGTGGCGAACGAGAGTGGGAATACCAGAGGATTATTAGCAGAATGGAATTCAAGGGTAATGATCCAGAGGAGCTAGCATGGTACATGGAGATAGCAGAAGCGGGTGAACTTGTTCCTACTGCAGGTTGCGGAATTGGTGTGGAAAGGCTTACAAGGTATATGTGCTCTCTTGATAATGTTGCTAGAACCAGACTCTTCCCCAAGGTCCCCGGTCGGAGCTGGATTTAG
- a CDS encoding DUF1667 domain-containing protein: MEGHITCVICPVGCRVSVKKSGREYSITGNKCPRGKEYALNELVMPKRILTTSVKVLNGKHPLASVKTTGPIDRAVILEKMNLISRIAVEAPVEIGDVLIDDIDGEGTSLVATRPVGRS; this comes from the coding sequence ATGGAAGGACACATCACATGCGTAATCTGCCCAGTGGGTTGCAGGGTTTCAGTGAAGAAAAGTGGTCGGGAATACTCTATAACGGGTAACAAATGCCCTAGAGGAAAGGAGTATGCACTCAATGAACTCGTAATGCCGAAACGAATACTTACAACTAGCGTGAAGGTTTTGAACGGGAAGCATCCCCTTGCTTCTGTGAAGACCACAGGTCCAATAGACAGAGCCGTAATACTGGAAAAGATGAATTTGATTAGCAGAATAGCTGTTGAGGCGCCGGTTGAGATCGGGGATGTCCTGATAGATGACATCGACGGTGAAGGAACCTCACTTGTCGCTACGCGGCCAGTAGGAAGAAGTTAA
- a CDS encoding NAD(P)/FAD-dependent oxidoreductase: protein MKRLTTDVLVIGGGAAGMACALSAAKTGVEVTLLEREPVVGGVLNQCIHNGFGLQFYQEELTGPEFAVRLQNEMNQEKVTVIGESYVREIDVINKRAMVLSPQGAFEILSKAVVISTGARERPFGSLLIQGDRPSGIMPAGLAQRYVNLENYLPSRKAVVLGSGDIGLIMARRLTLEGVEVVGVVERMPYPGGLTRNIVQCLEDYEIPLLLSTTVTKVLGNGRLEEIEISEVDESFMPVPGTSRRLNADTLILSAGLLPQVEDFDNDLRIDHINKGFLVSNTGESSVEGVFAAGNNVAIFDLVDYVAAEGWIAGRHAALYALGESTSGDRVPVVRGENVGVLVPGIVDMEENLRLYIRLRKPMNEGTVILKELDFEKAFSYGVPSEMIQIVMNKEKLAPLMGAGRLTVEVR, encoded by the coding sequence GTGAAAAGACTTACCACTGATGTGCTCGTAATAGGTGGAGGCGCAGCTGGTATGGCCTGTGCCCTCAGCGCGGCTAAGACAGGTGTTGAAGTCACCCTTCTTGAAAGAGAGCCGGTGGTGGGAGGCGTACTGAATCAATGTATCCATAATGGCTTTGGTCTTCAGTTCTACCAGGAAGAGCTTACAGGGCCGGAATTTGCTGTTCGACTCCAGAACGAGATGAATCAAGAGAAAGTTACGGTTATTGGCGAATCATATGTTCGAGAGATAGATGTAATAAATAAGAGGGCGATGGTTTTGTCCCCGCAGGGTGCATTCGAGATTTTGTCAAAGGCTGTTGTGATTTCTACAGGAGCAAGAGAGAGACCTTTTGGATCACTGCTTATACAGGGTGATAGACCGTCGGGAATCATGCCGGCCGGGCTTGCACAGAGATATGTGAATCTTGAGAATTATCTTCCTTCAAGGAAGGCTGTCGTACTTGGTTCTGGAGACATTGGGTTGATAATGGCTAGGAGGCTAACGCTTGAGGGCGTTGAAGTTGTTGGAGTGGTTGAAAGAATGCCCTATCCAGGTGGGCTCACAAGAAACATAGTTCAGTGTCTCGAAGACTATGAGATTCCTCTTCTTCTTTCAACAACCGTAACGAAGGTTCTGGGCAACGGAAGGTTAGAGGAGATAGAGATATCAGAGGTAGATGAATCATTCATGCCAGTTCCCGGAACCTCTAGACGTCTCAACGCCGATACTCTGATTCTTTCAGCGGGATTGTTGCCACAGGTCGAGGATTTCGATAATGATTTGAGAATTGATCACATAAACAAAGGATTTCTTGTTTCTAATACAGGCGAGAGTAGCGTCGAGGGGGTTTTTGCGGCGGGGAACAATGTGGCAATATTCGACCTTGTGGACTATGTAGCGGCCGAAGGTTGGATAGCAGGGCGCCATGCGGCCTTATACGCCCTCGGAGAAAGCACTTCTGGTGACAGAGTACCAGTAGTCAGGGGCGAGAATGTGGGAGTTCTTGTTCCGGGGATAGTCGATATGGAGGAGAACTTGAGATTGTATATTAGGTTGAGGAAGCCAATGAATGAGGGCACGGTCATTCTTAAAGAGCTCGACTTTGAAAAGGCTTTCTCGTATGGTGTACCCAGTGAGATGATTCAGATAGTAATGAACAAAGAAAAGCTTGCTCCTCTTATGGGTGCGGGACGGCTTACAGTGGAGGTGCGCTGA